A stretch of the Vigna radiata var. radiata cultivar VC1973A chromosome 9, Vradiata_ver6, whole genome shotgun sequence genome encodes the following:
- the LOC106773577 gene encoding rhodanese-like domain-containing protein 10, translated as MATHLNHVFRTSILKHKTQSETLLRTSRRNPRFEVINATTSSPSSARQLIESGIVRSILPKDASSAINSEGFILLDVRPYWEREKARVAGSLHVPIFVEDKDNSPITLLKKWVHFGYIGLWTGQYLTTVNSEFLIQVEKAVPGKDTKLLVACGEGLRSMTAASKLYNGGYKNLGWLAGGFNRSKDNDFPSAEGKEKLQHATIGGVSYIFLQLLIFLKAVG; from the exons ATGGCAACCCATCTGAATCATGTGTTCAGAACTTCAATTCTGAAGCACAAAACACAATCAGAGACCCTTTTGAGAACCTCACGAAGAAACCCAAGATTTGAAGTGATCAATGCAACAACATCTTCTCCCAGCAGTGCAAGGCAGCTCATAGAGTCTGGCATAGTGAGGTCTATATTGCCCAAAGATGCTTCCTCAGCAATAAACTCAGAGGGCTTTATTCTCCTTGATGTTAGGCCATATTGGGAGAGAGAGAAGGCACGTGTGGCAGGCTCTTTGCACGTGCCAATCTTTGTCGAAGATAAGGATAACAGCCCTATAACTTTACTTAAGAAGTGGGTGCATTTTGGGTACATTGGCTTGTGGACTGGCCAGTATCTCACTACTGTGAATTCTGAGTTCCTTATTCAAGTGGAAAAAGCTGTTCCTGGTAAGGACACAAAGCTTCTTGTGGCATGTGGAGAAGGATTGAG GTCAATGACAGCAGCTTCAAAACTGTATAATGGAGGTTACAAAAATCTGGGATGGTTGGCTGGTGGATTTAATCGTTCAAAGGACAATGACTTCCCATCAGCAGAAGGAAAAGAGAAGTTGCAGCATGCTACAATTGGGGGAGTTTCTTACATATTCCTTCAGTTGCTCATATTTCTAAAGGCTGTGGGATAA